One region of Trachemys scripta elegans isolate TJP31775 chromosome 8, CAS_Tse_1.0, whole genome shotgun sequence genomic DNA includes:
- the RPAP2 gene encoding putative RNA polymerase II subunit B1 CTD phosphatase RPAP2 isoform X5 yields the protein MMMAAAEQLRVGVKARSSRRRAGNKQSSILKNEDVAQRRAALEAAIRKKFEYEKKALRVVEQLLEEDITEEFLVNCGSFITPSHYKDAVEERFIIKLCGYPLCRNGLENVPKQKYRVSTKTNKVYDITERKCFCSNFCYRASKYFEAQIPKSPVWMREEERPPDIELLKEGQSGQSGEEVKLHDEVIKVSDIENPKTSASQCDSASHGTYSDSSSDTEQEFVSSILPENRSNATSLVRPLHKKSILKKKPGQNINSTHRDGDHRVINVTEQLSECKLDIQEKKSSCSVSGISSDIIISENLKNAENYESRCNGSQVVLLGVSKEGAEQLKKILAKSKQHIKPKMSAPVDSLTATRNVLDVLKQTFIEWRTEETYKFLCGSSYATVHLPEHTSAVNCEKEELDEDDLETADDLNDAAAATRESKNSLNQSLPFGGTGATVKPLPSYEKLKEETELLGLRVKEFYKGKCLLTEEATTQVEGAEHPSSVKDDQQGDPILPLVDSHAQMQIRKQIVLEKLRKVLPAVLGPLQITLGDVYMELKNLVKTFRLTNTNIIHKMPEWTLIAVVLLSALSQIIPFNL from the exons GAGGGCAGCACTTGAGGCTGCTATTAGAAAGAAGTTTGAATATGAGAAAAAAGCTCTGCGTGTTGTTGAACAGCTATTGGAGGAAGATATTACAGAAGAGTTCCTTGTGAATTGT GGAAGTTTTATTACCCCATCTCACTATAAGGATGCTGTGGAGGAGCGTTTTATCATCAAACTCTGTGGCTATCCCTTATGTCGAAATGGGCTAGAAAAT GTGCCAAAACAGAAGTACAGAgtttcaacaaaaacaaacaaagtttaTGATATTACAGAAAGAAAG TGTTTTTGCAGCAATTTTTGTTACAGAGCATCTAAATATTTTGAAGCTCAGATTCCCAAAAGTCCAGTGTGGATGCGAGAAGAAGAAAG aCCACCAGATATAGAACTGCTGAAGGAGGGGCAAAG TGGCCAGTCTGGGGAAGAAGTAAAACTACATGATGAAGTCATTAAAGTCTCAGATATTGAAAATCCTAAGACATCAGCAAGCCAGTGTGACTCTGCTTCCCATGGCACATACAGTGACAGCAGCAGTGATACTGAACAAGAATTTGTTTCCTCTATTCTACCAGAAAATCGATCAAATGCAACCAGTCTGGTGCGACCATTGCACAAAAAAAGTATACTCAAAAAGAAGCCTGGTCAAAATATAAACTCCACGCATAGAGATGGAGACCATAGAGTGATAAATGTCACCGAACAATTAAGTGAGTGCAAATTAGATATCCAGGAAAAAAAGAGTTCTTGTTCTGTTAGTGGCATTTCTTCAGACATTATTATATCGGAAAACttaaaaaatgcagaaaactATGAAAGTAGGTGTAATGGTTCACAAGTAGTTTTGCTAGGTGTGAGCAAAGAGGGGGCAGAACAACTCAAAAAAATACTTGCTAAATCAAAGCAGCATATCAAACCTAAAATGAGTGCACCAGTTGATTCCCTTACTGCTACACGTAATGTGTTAGATGTGCTTAAGCAGACTTTTATTGAATGGAGAACTGAAGAAACTTACAAGTTTCTCTGTGGATCCAGCTATGCTACTGTACACTTACCGGAACACACATCAGCTGTCAACTGTGAGAAAGAAGAACTTGATGAGGATGACTTAGAAACAGCAGATGACCTtaatgatgctgctgctgctacaagGGAATCTAAAAACAGTTTGAACCAGTCTTTGCCTTTTGGGGGCACAGGTGCAACAGTTAAACCTTTGCCTAGCTATGAAAAACTAAAAGAAGAAACAGAACTATTAGGACTAAGAGTAAAGGAATTCTATAAAGGAAAATGCCTCTTGACTGAAGAAGCAACAACACAGGTGGAAGGAGCGGAGCATCCTAGCAGTGTTAAA GATGACCAGCAGGGTGATCCCATCCTCCCGCTTGTAGATTCTCATGCCCAAATGCAGATTCGAAAGCAGATTGTACTTGAAAAATTGAGAAAAGT ATTGCCTGCAGTTTTGGGCCCTCTTCAGATTACACTAGGTGATGTTTACATGGAACTGAAAAATCTTGTCAAAACTTTCAG GttaacaaatacaaatattattcACAAAATGCCGGAATGGACCCTAATTGCTGTTGTGTTGTTATCAGCGT